From Brachyspira hampsonii:
TTGAAAAAATTGCTGAGATGGATCCTAATAATGAAGAAGATTGGTTTGTAGAAAAAAAAGAAACTGATCCTAAAATAATAAATATACCTTAATTTTATTAATTATTATTATAAAGTATTATCACAATTTGACTTTGATTAATAGTTTTTGTATAATACTTTGTACTTTATTTAAATATAAAATTTATTAGCTGAAATGTAAATTATGAAAGTAAATGAATTAGTATCTATATTAGTTCCTGTTTATAATATAGAAAATACAATAGAAAAAAATATCAATATATTAATAGATAAAGTTTCACCATTTTTAATGAACTTTGAAATAATTATTTCTGATGATGGAAGCAGCGATAACTCTAAAGAAGAAATAAAAAAATTATGCTCAAACTTTCAAGAAAATAATAAAAACTCAAACTTAAAAAATATAATAGGAGTTTATGCTATAGAAAATCAGGGAAAAGGACATGCTTTAAAAAGGGCATGCGAAGTTTCTAATGGAGAGTATATAATATTCTGCGACGGAGATATGGAAATAGATCCTTCACAATTAGAAAATTTTTTTGTGATTATGCAAAAAGAAAATGCTGATGTAGTTATAGGCTCTAAAAGACATAAAGATTCTATAGTTAATTACTCTAATATAAGAAAATTAATATCTTTTATATATTTTATGTTTGTTAAAATATTTTTTCATCTTCCTATACAAGATACTCAGACAGGATTAAAACTTTTCAAAAGAGATGCTATCATAAATATTTTTCCGAGAATATTGGTAAAGGCTTTCGCTTATGATTTAGAAGTTTTAGCTGCATGCAATTCAAATGGTAAAAAAATAGTATCAGCACCTGTTATAGTTAATCCAAACAGACATTTCGGATTCATTAAGTTTTCAGTATTATGGAGAACTTTTATTGATACTTTGGCAATATTTTATAGGCTTAATATAGTACACTTTTATAGAGATTTATTTTCTGAACTTAAAGAAAAACCTCTTGTAAGTATTATAATACCTTTAAAAAAAATTAATGATTATATAAAAGAAGAAACACAGTATTTACTTGAACAGATATATACCAATTTTGAAGTGATAATACTTCCAGATAAATATACTGATGATGAGATTAATATAGAATTATTTAAAGATGCTAGAATAAAAATTATAGAAACAGGGGAGTTTCCTCCAGCTATAAAAAGAGCAATGGGGGTGAAAAAGTCAAAAGGAAGTATATTAGCATTTTTAGATGATGATACATACCCAGAAAAAGATTGGCTTTTGAATGCATTAAGAGCTATGGAAAGTAAAAAAGTTTATGCTCTTGGAGGACCTGCGGTAAATACACCAAAAGATAATTTCTCAAAACAGATAAGCGGACTTATTTATAGTTCAACACTTATGAGCGGAAAGCATAAGGCTAGATATATACCAGATAAGGTGCAGTATGTTAATGATTATCCAAGCTGCAATTTTATTATCACAAGAGAGCTTTATGATAGGGTAGGAGGCTTTGACAGTGAATATTGGCCTGGTGAGGATACCATACTTTGCAATAATATCATGAAAGCAAATGAAAAGATATTGTATACTCCGGAAGCATTGGTTTATCATCATAGAAGGGATTTATTTTTCGGGCATTTTAAACAGCTTAAAGGTTATGCTTGGCATAGGGGATATTTTGTAAAAAGGTTTGGAGGTAATTCTTTGAGTTTGTCTTATTTTATACCTTCAGTATTTTTACTCTATACTATATTTGTGCCTTTTGCATTATATTTTGATTTGCCTACGCTTTTAAACAATTATATACCGGCTATCAATAGAAATATATTTTTAGCTTTATTATTATTTCCGCATAGTTTTTATGCATTATGTCTGCTTGGAAGCTGGATTAGTACATTATCGCCTATAAAGGGTTTTTGTAAGGCTATAGGTATATTTCTATCCCATTTAACTTACGGCTTTTTCTTTATAAAAGGATTTATTAAAGGACTTATAAAAAAATAATTTTTAAAACTCTATGAAATATAATTCCATTTTTTTTATTATACTTGATAGTGCTTTAACTTTTTCATCATCTTCAATATTTGATATTTGATATTTTGAAGGATTTGACTTTATCATATCCAATAATTCAAATGATAATACAAATAGATTCTCTGTTAGAATATCATCTAATTCCATATTATCTTTTAGTAATTCATCTATTTCTACAGCATTGCACAATAAATTTTCATAATCCAAATTTTCCGTTAGTCCATTTAATTTATCATAATTTACCATAATCAAACTCCTTTTTACATATTTTACAGTATATGAAAAATATAATATAAAGTCAAGATTATGTAAATACTATATAACAAAATATTTAGTCATACTAACAATTAATTATAAAAATAAAATATAGTAATTTTGTATATTTATATATTAAAATAATAACATGTATAACAGTAAAATATTACTTTTATAATTAATAAATTACGAAAATTTCATATATATAATTTTATCAATTACTTTTGCAATAACTATAATTATCCAGAGTTATTTTTTATTAATAGTCATAAATATTATTTTAGAATAACTCATATAAAAAATTATTATTACATATCAAAATTATTACCTAGCCCCCTTATCATAAGGAATGCCTGATGCCTTAGGAGCCTGAGAATTTTTAGATGTAAATGCAAGCACTATTATAGTTGTAATATATGGAATCATTTTATATATGTTATTGGATATAGGAAGACTTGCAAGTATAGGTATTCCAGAATAAGCAGAGGCTAAAGTTTTCATAAGTCCAAAGAAGAAAGCGGCGTAAAGTATTTTCATAGGCTTCCACTGACCGAATATGAGTACCGCCAAAGCTAAAAATCCGTATCCTGCAACAGTAGCATTGAAGTTTGTAGAAGTAGGAATAACAAATACTAATCCTCCTAAACCTCCCAAGGCACCTGATATAGCAACACCAATATAACGCATTTTATAAACATTAATACCAACAGAATCTGCAGCCTGAGGATATTCTCCGCAGCTTCTTAGTCTAAGCCCAAATCTAGTTTTATAAAGAATAAACCAAGATAATGCTAATATTATAAATCCTATATATGTTGTTATATATGTGTTTTTAAAAAATAGCCCTCCTATTATAGGAATGCTTCCAAGTATAGGTACAGATTCTATTCTAAAGTTATTGACAAAACTTATTTGCTGAACAGTCTGAATTGCTCTTGTAACATATATAGCAAAAGCAGGAGCAAATATATTTAAAGCAGTACCGCTTATAACCTGATCTGCACTCATACTAATAGCAGCATATGCATGAAGAAGAGAAAATACAAGACCGGATAAAGCTGATATAATCATCGCTAAAAATAATGTTATCATAGGCGGAAAATTGGCACCTAATCTGCTTATGAAAAATATTCCGGTAAAGGCTCCTATTATCATTATTCCTTCAAGAGCAATATTAACAACCCCGCTTCTCTCAGAAAACATTCCGCCTAATGCTACAAGCAAAAGCGGAATAGAAAAAAACATTGTCTGCTGTACTAAAAAATAAATTGTTTCCATTTTAATAAAATCTCCTTTATATTTTCTATTCTTTACTAATTACTCATTAGCATTCTTTTCTTCTTTTTTTATTATCTTCTTAGATATAAATCCAACGATAGATTTAAAAAGCAAAGCAAAAGCACTGAAATATATTATAGCAGATATTATCATCTCTATAATTTCAGGAGTAAAATCATATATCTGCATATAAAAACCACCAACAGTAATATGAGCAATAAAAAGCCCAGCAATTAATATTCCTATAGGGTGAGAAAGTCCAAGCAAAGCAATAGGTATACCCATAAATCCTTCTTCTGCAAGTACATCAACAACCTCTATATGCTTTCCTACTCCAGAAAGATATAAAAGTCCGCCGCCTAATCCTGCCAAAGCTCCTGCTATAACCATAGATAGAATTATATTTCTTTTTTCGTTGATGCCTGCATATTTACTTGCATCTTTATTGAGTCCGCATGCTTTAAGCTCAAAACCGAATGTAGTTTTTGCAAGTATTATATATACTATTATTACTACAATTACAGCAATGAAAAAACCTCCGTTAGCACTTGATCCTTTGAATATCGTATTAAGCCCCATAGTAGGAATCATAGAAGAAGGAGGAATATTCTGAGACTGATTTTTAAGCATATCATAAACTGTAAGCGTAACAAGATAATTAACCAAATACATACCGATATAATTCATCATAATACTTGAAATAACTTCATTAACATTGAAATGCGCCTTCAAAAAACCTGGTAAATAAGCCCAAATACCTCCGGCTA
This genomic window contains:
- a CDS encoding ABC transporter permease, which gives rise to METIYFLVQQTMFFSIPLLLVALGGMFSERSGVVNIALEGIMIIGAFTGIFFISRLGANFPPMITLFLAMIISALSGLVFSLLHAYAAISMSADQVISGTALNIFAPAFAIYVTRAIQTVQQISFVNNFRIESVPILGSIPIIGGLFFKNTYITTYIGFIILALSWFILYKTRFGLRLRSCGEYPQAADSVGINVYKMRYIGVAISGALGGLGGLVFVIPTSTNFNATVAGYGFLALAVLIFGQWKPMKILYAAFFFGLMKTLASAYSGIPILASLPISNNIYKMIPYITTIIVLAFTSKNSQAPKASGIPYDKGAR
- a CDS encoding ABC transporter permease, whose product is MDFKNKFAGILEKEGFINIFSSFLAIIIGLLLGLIILLISNVYDAFPAFITILSGGFSGGSRGLGQVIYTATPLILTGLSVGFAFKNGLFNIGAPGQFIVGAYAAVLVAVKCTFLPPALHWIIALLISFIAGGIWAYLPGFLKAHFNVNEVISSIMMNYIGMYLVNYLVTLTVYDMLKNQSQNIPPSSMIPTMGLNTIFKGSSANGGFFIAVIVVIIVYIILAKTTFGFELKACGLNKDASKYAGINEKRNIILSMVIAGALAGLGGGLLYLSGVGKHIEVVDVLAEEGFMGIPIALLGLSHPIGILIAGLFIAHITVGGFYMQIYDFTPEIIEMIISAIIYFSAFALLFKSIVGFISKKIIKKEEKNANE
- a CDS encoding glycosyltransferase, with the protein product MKVNELVSILVPVYNIENTIEKNINILIDKVSPFLMNFEIIISDDGSSDNSKEEIKKLCSNFQENNKNSNLKNIIGVYAIENQGKGHALKRACEVSNGEYIIFCDGDMEIDPSQLENFFVIMQKENADVVIGSKRHKDSIVNYSNIRKLISFIYFMFVKIFFHLPIQDTQTGLKLFKRDAIINIFPRILVKAFAYDLEVLAACNSNGKKIVSAPVIVNPNRHFGFIKFSVLWRTFIDTLAIFYRLNIVHFYRDLFSELKEKPLVSIIIPLKKINDYIKEETQYLLEQIYTNFEVIILPDKYTDDEINIELFKDARIKIIETGEFPPAIKRAMGVKKSKGSILAFLDDDTYPEKDWLLNALRAMESKKVYALGGPAVNTPKDNFSKQISGLIYSSTLMSGKHKARYIPDKVQYVNDYPSCNFIITRELYDRVGGFDSEYWPGEDTILCNNIMKANEKILYTPEALVYHHRRDLFFGHFKQLKGYAWHRGYFVKRFGGNSLSLSYFIPSVFLLYTIFVPFALYFDLPTLLNNYIPAINRNIFLALLLFPHSFYALCLLGSWISTLSPIKGFCKAIGIFLSHLTYGFFFIKGFIKGLIKK